The following DNA comes from Diprion similis isolate iyDipSimi1 chromosome 14, iyDipSimi1.1, whole genome shotgun sequence.
CAAAATACACCGAGTTCTGAACAACTCCTCGCACTCCCCACGGGATACGTTGCCTTCCCGGATATCGGTGTGGCCTACAAGTCGTACAAAGCTGACAGGGTGACCTGGAACGAGGCTCGCAAGCTTTGTATGTTGGACGATGCTACCTTGGCAGTCATCCACTCGTCCAGGATGCACGATCACGTGATGTCTGTGAAGTCTTGGAGTAACTCTCCGCACCTTGGTCACCATAGATTGTTCGACAGAGGCGAATGGACGAATGTCAAGAACGGTAAAAGCAAGATTCATTCAAACCCTTTTCATACATCGACAAAGTGCCTCGAATTACCGTAAGAAAAcgttaaaaagtttttcgagGTACTACAATCGGTCGGGATTAATACTCtaccattttttaattaaacgacGTCGAAAGAGTGCCTGAAGGATGAAGTTACGTTTGTCATCAGGTCGTCCGATGTCGTTATTGCCATGGGCCCCCGCAGAACCAAATCAGGGTCCGACTTTTAACTGTGGGTCAATGTGGCACGACGGAAGAGGACTTGTCTCGATACCATGCGAcgagaaacggtcattcaTTTGCGAAATTCCGATAACCAAAGATGGGCGCCAGATATCGCCGAATCCCTATTTAAGAATAAATCCACtctcttaaaaaaataattgtggaATTCACTCTGATGAATAAGAATTGCGCGATCGTTAATCGGCGTTTGTCCATGGatttgcgtaaaaaaaaaacatctaagatgtcgaaaaatttataattagcaAAAATAAGCCGCAATAAAAAACTCGTCGTCAATCTTGGCtgtgaaatcaggaaaaaattctaaacacGACCTTCCCGCACGTACACGTCGTGAAGTCGAACCTCGATAGATATCGAAACGTGGCtccatgaaaatatgaaaaaattctccaaaatTTTGTGtgaggtataaaaatttttcagtctaGACCCAGAGTGAGCCGACGGTtgtttctcctctttttcttgGCTTTTTAAAGAGGACAAATGGAAGAAAATAGAAGGAAGAGTCAGTTCTCAATACACTGACGATTCCTCAAACACTTTTGTATAAACAATCgaatttcagagaattttttccgattattctgaagagatttttattcttcaaaatggataattttttttttcatcaaaagaTAAATTgtggaattattattattattttcactattGAATTCTCCAATAcgtgaaatattaaatatgtaATCAAACTCGGGGAGGAATTTCTTAAATATCAAGCAAGCTAGAACTTACGATGAAATTAGGAATAATTCCAAGTTGTGTAAAGTCTGAGTATTATTTGAAACATTCCACGTGAAAACGTACACTTTAgaggaaaaattcatatcggtatttccgaatttaaaaaaaaatcgcaagtaTGCTGTCTTTGACTCGAGAGACTTCCCgtaattaatttcgaatttaagTTCCAGTGTTTTCGAAATTACACGGAATaggaaatttcgaaaatccgtAGTTATTCATTGTACacgattaaaattataataaagatgcatttcaaaatatgtatataaattttacttaCCTCGTAATCAAACACGTTTTTTCATCAGTGTAAATATTAAAAAGGATTTTGCACCATGATTTCAGACGATTcacaattcggaaaaaaatatcaggtaATTCCTCGTTCAATAATCATtagaaactgaaattttcataatgGAGGAACAAtgcattgtataaaaaaaaaatgtagaatccGAAAATTTGCGGACAGCTTTTTGTCGTCGAAATTGATCTGTAAAGTATCAATATTCTGCTATCGTAAATGTGCTTCGCGATTCAAGAAGACTTATGAGTCACTTGAGAGTTTACTGTATTGTTAGGAGTATTCCTTCTCATTGATATAGTTAttaacaatgattttttttttttccaagcttTCGGTTAGTTTATTGAAACAAGAAGGGCAGTTGCCCTTCTAACTAAACAACAAACTGGAATCGCTGATTCATGGAAGGACCagaatacaaaattttcatagacGCGAAAACTTTATGCGTAGAATTTAAAGATGTGGAAAATTAAAGTacagaaatttgaaagaatagcAAAATCGACAATCTGTATATGATTCGATATTATCGAGATgaattctgacgattctacACTTTGGTTTCCTATGTTCTGACCTTTCTAATCTTTTACTTCTTCATACTTCGACTTTTAAGATTATCAAATTCTATACATTAAGTTTTAGCTTTTTTAGAAATTCGATATCGTAGCCCTTCGATTTTCTGATCTTTCTATATTTCTACCCCGACTCGCAGTGGTTGGAAAACATAAACCTTTACCGATCGCAAGATGATTAGATTATCGATCAGGTACAACACAGCCACATATACCGttcatttttatatgtataatacggtGTGTTTCACAGCACAGTTTCtgtaaattg
Coding sequences within:
- the LOC124414494 gene encoding hemolymph lipopolysaccharide-binding protein; the encoded protein is MTHDKSEEEMLVLSSVDRSPFLACQLMCSANSSNENLTFVQNTPSSEQLLALPTGYVAFPDIGVAYKSYKADRVTWNEARKLCMLDDATLAVIHSSRMHDHVMSVKSWSNSPHLGHHRLFDRGEWTNVKNGRPMSLLPWAPAEPNQGPTFNCGSMWHDGRGLVSIPCDEKRSFICEIPITKDGRQISPNPYLRINPLS